One window from the genome of Salvia miltiorrhiza cultivar Shanhuang (shh) chromosome 7, IMPLAD_Smil_shh, whole genome shotgun sequence encodes:
- the LOC130991393 gene encoding putative late blight resistance protein homolog R1B-16 has protein sequence MAYNLQSLITILQGILDPQQTRWNLGREKPQLQSLLQKASSLQQILEKSPPLTKIPSLECQIRDVANEAEDIVESHMVEANESYMVERLFSMPEEEEDTTPDVLLLTQKLDSVIEQVVKLVEVETNKKPTGSSWSGDGASFSSSKSVVVGVDEDLKQLQDRLTGMQSKLEILPIVGMGGIGKTTLARTLYQDPLIVEHFGYLAWTTISQDYNMRSILLSLLRCIIGKQECDKHNGKGDGELKDILYRSLCGRRYMIVLDDIWSTKFWDEIRMYFPDYNNGSRIMITTRESDVAKYADSEIQHHHQVQLLSKSQSWDLLSQIVFGEEDCHHELQGIGEKISSDCGGLPLAINVIGGLLSKVERLKGVWENIGNDVRAAIAESDKQFSNILSLSYNHLPLHLKPCFLYMAAFPEDYEIDLRLIWKWLAEGFVKSNGDKSLEEEAEDYLKSLVERNLVSVITSYDFDGKAETYSMHDLLRDLCIRKADDEKFLHVKNSTFSNQLRRVSIHTSYGMEDDEYASSSEMSLVRSFLLFVELDRNVLPMVSTLSLLRVLDLLENYINEFPEEILQLVNLRYLSINCKSLPRSGISRLCNLQTLIAELSDDGSCPAELWEMSELRHLIMLNADLSIEDDYMKKFVLKKLQTIRSVRISPSVIRRGFLESIPNIKSLGIWYPVEGSSGMSEVVDLSHLHKLQTLSWISSRDQYLHVLKFPSSLRELSLDFCVITPAATTALCALPNLEVLKMRDCTFKSNETEEEENEEWEIAEGDEFSSLQSLLLDELKVVRWRADETNFPRLRHLFIRYCRNLEEIPAGIGEIPTLQLIDLYYCSYSADASAKQIQEEQQSEYDNYDLQLRIV, from the coding sequence ATGGCTTACAATCTTCAATCTCTCATCACCATCCTCCAAGGGATTCTGGATCCCCAACAAACACGCTGGAATCTTGGACGTGAGAAACCACAACTCCAATCCCTCCTCCAAAAAGCTTCTTCCCTGCAGCagattctcgaaaaatctccaCCACTCACCAAAATACCAAGCTTGGAGTGCCAAATCAGAGACGTAGCAAATGAAGCAGAAGACATCGTTGAATCTCACATGGTTGAAGCAAATGAATCTTACATGGTTGAACGACTGTTTTCGAtgccagaagaagaagaagacacgACACCAGATGTGCTGCTACTGACACAAAAACTTGATTCTGTGATCGAACAAGTCGTGAAGCTCGTGGAGGTGGAGACAAACAAGAAGCCGACTGGCAGCTCATGGAGTGGTGATGGTGCTTCTTTCTCGAGTTCGAAGAGCGTGGTGGTGGGAGTTGATGAAGATCTGAAGCAGTTGCAGGATCGGCTGACCGGGATGCAGAGCAAGCTGGAGATCCTGCCCATCGTGGGTATGGGTGGTATAGGTAAAACCACTCTTGCTCGAACACTTTATCAAGATCCACTCATTGTTGAGCACTTTGGCTATCTTGCTTGGACCACAATTTCACAAGATTACAATATGAGGTCAATTCTATTAAGCCTTCTTCGTTGTATAATCGGAAAACAAGAATGTGACAAACATAATGGAAAGGGAGATGGTGAGTTAAAAGATATCTTGTATAGGAGCTTGTGTGGTAGAAGATACATGATTGTATTAGATGATATTTGGAGCACCAAATTCTGGGATGAGATAAGGATGTACTTCCCGGACTACAATAACGGGAGTCGGATTATGATCACCACTAGGGAATCGGATGTCGCCAAATATGCAGACTCGGAGATTCAGCACCATCATCAGGTGCAGTTGCTGAGCAAGTCTCAAAGTTGGGATCTTCTTAGCCAAATTGTGTTTGGAGAAGAGGATTGCCATCATGAGTTACAAGGGATAGGAGAGAAGATTTCGAGTGATTGCGGTGGGCTTCCTCTGGCTATAAATGTGATTGGAGGGCTGTTGTCAAAGGTGGAAAGATTGAAAGGTGTTTGGGAGAATATTGGGAACGACGTAAGAGCTGCAATTGCTGAATCGGACAAGCAGTTCTCCAATATACTATCCTTAAGTTATAACCATCTGCCGCTTCACTTGAAACCATGTTTCCTCTATATGGCAGCATTCCCCGAAGATTATGAGATTGACTTGAGACTCATATGGAAGTGGCTAGCAGAAGGATTTGTGAAATCGAATGGAGATAAAAGTTTGGAGGAAGAGGCAGAGGATTATTTAAAGTCACTTGTAGAAAGGAATCTAGTTTCGGTTATTACAAGTTATGATTTTGATGGAAAAGCAGAGACCTACAGCATGCATGATCTTTTGAGAGATTTATGCATTAGGAAAGCTGATGATGAGAAGTTTCTACATGTCAAGAATTCCACATTCTCTAACCAGCTGCGTCGTGTGAGTATTCACACATCATATGGAATGGAAGATGATGAGTATGCTTCTTCATCAGAGATGTCACTTGTTCGATCATTTCTACTATTTGTCGAGTTGGATAGGAATGTACTTCCCATGGTTTCCACATTAAGCTTGCTTAGGGTGTTGGATTTATTGGAAAATTATATTAATGAGTTCCCAGAAGAAATATTACAACTTGTGAACTTACGCTACTTATCTATCAATTGCAAGTCATTGCCAAGAAGTGGAATATCAAGATTGTGTAATTTGCAAACCTTGATTGCTGAGCTATCCGACGATGGCTCTTGTCCAGCTGAGTTGTGGGAGATGTCTGAGTTAAGACATCTCATCATGTTGAATGCAGATCTCAGTATAGAAGATGATTACATGAAAAAATTTGTTCTGAAGAAGCTGCAGACGATACGGAGTGTGAGGATAAGTCCGTCAGTGATTAGAAGGGGTTTCTTGGAAAGCATTCCAAATATAAAAAGCTTGGGAATCTGGTATCCAGTTGAAGGCTCATCAGGGATGAGTGAAGTAGTTGATCTGAGTCATCTTCACAAACTCCAAACATTAAGCTGGATTTCATCACGCGATCAATATCTGCACGTACTCAAATTTCCATCTAGTCTTAGAGAATTAAGTCTGGATTTTTGTGTAATAACTCCGGCAGCGACGACGGCTCTGTGTGCACTACCGAATCTGGAAGTGCTCAAGATGCGCGATTGTACCTTCAAAAGCAATGagacagaagaagaagaaaatgaagagTGGGAAATAGCAGAAGGAGATGAATTCAGCTCATTGCAGTCTCTACTACTCGATGAATTGAAAGTGGTGCGTTGGAGAGCTGATGAAACCAACTTCCCTAGACTCCGCCATCTCTTTATACGATATTGTAGGAATCTAGAGGAAATCCCCGCCGGCATTGGAGAAATCCCAACCCTCCAATTAATCGATTTATATTATTGCAGCTATTCTGCAGACGCCTCAGCGAAACAGATTCAGGAGGAGCAGCAATCTGAATACGACAACTACGACCTCCAACTTCGTATTGTCTGA
- the LOC130991392 gene encoding putative late blight resistance protein homolog R1A-10, with amino-acid sequence MAYNLQSLITILQGILDPQQTRWILGPQKPHLQSLLGKASSLQQILEKTPPLTKIPSLECQIRDVANEAEDIVESHMVERMLSMPEGVNFTPLAPDVLLVTQKLDSVIEQVVKLVEVETNKKPTGSSWSGASFSSVVVGVDEDLMQLKDRLTGNQSKLEILPIVGMGGIGKTTLARKLYQDSLILDHFSHLAWTTVSQDYNMRSILLSLLRCIIGKEECDKHNGKGDGELKDILYRNLCGRRYMIVLDDIWSTKFWDEIRRYFPDNNNGSRIVITTRESDVAKYADSEIQHHHQVQLLSESQSWDLLSQIVFQEEDCPHELQGIGEKIASDCGGLPLAINVIGGLLSKVERLKDAWENIGNDVRAAIAESDKQFSNILSLSYNHLPIHLKPCFLYMAAFPEDYEIDLLRLVRMWVAEGFVKSNGEKSLEEEAEDYLKSLVERNLVSVITSYDWYGETKRYSMHDLLRDLCIRKADDEKFLHVKNSTELTFSNQLRRVSIHTSYGMEDDEYASSSEMSVVRSFLVFVKLDRNVSPMVSTLRLLRVLDLLKMNKYAIEFPEEILQLVNLRYLSINCKSLPRSGISRLCNLQTLIVEYQDCVSNKIWEIFIFPMSYSYFPAELWEMSELRHLIILNTYLEMEYDYMKKIVLEKLQMIRGVKLSPSMIRSGFLEIIPNIKSLEIRYEDDGSSGMSEVVDLSHLHKLQTLTWISSRDQYLHVLKFPSTLRELYLEDCVITPAATTALCALPNLEVLKMTHCTFKSSETEEEEANEEWEIAEGDEFSSLQFLQLHKCYSLVRWRADETNFPRLRHLFIQWCPYLEEIPAGIGEIPTLQSIHVEWCSDSAEASAKQIQEEQQSEYDNYDLQLRIFPSYENSCVVS; translated from the coding sequence ATGGCTTACAATCTTCAATCTCTCATCACCATCCTCCAAGGGATTCTGGATCCCCAACAAACACGCTGGATTCTTGGACCTCAGAAACCACACCTCCAATCCCTCCTCGGAAAAGCTTCTTCCCTGCAGCAGATTCTCGAAAAAACTCCACCACTCACCAAAATACCAAGCTTGGAGTGCCAAATCAGAGACGTAGCAAATGAAGCTGAAGACATCGTTGAATCTCACATGGTTGAACGAATGCTCTCGATGCCTGAAGGCGTGAACTTCACTCCGCTGGCACCAGATGTGCTGCTAGTGACGCAAAAACTTGATTCTGTGATCGAACAAGTCGTGAAGCTCGTGGAGGTGGAGACAAACAAGAAGCCGACTGGCAGCTCGTGGAGTGGTGCTTCTTTCTCGAGCGTCGTGGTGGGAGTTGATGAAGATCTGATGCAGCTGAAGGATCGGCTGACCGGGAATCAGAGCAAGCTGGAGATCCTGCCCATCGTGGGTATGGGTGGTATAGGTAAAACCACTCTTGCTCGAAAACTTTATCAAGATTCACTCATTCTTGACCACTTTAGTCATCTTGCTTGGACCACAGTTTCGCAAGATTACAATATGCGGTCAATTCTATTAAGCCTTCTTCGTTGCATAATTGGAAAAGAAGAATGTGACAAACATAATGGAAAGGGAGATGGTGAGTTAAAAGATATCTTGTATAGAAACTTGTGTGGTAGAAGATACATGATTGTATTAGATGATATTTGGAGCACCAAATTCTGGGATGAGATAAGGAGGTACTTCCCGGACAACAATAACGGGAGTCGGATTGTGATCACCACTAGGGAATCGGATGTCGCCAAATATGCAGACTCGGAGATTCAGCACCATCATCAGGTGCAGTTGCTGAGCGAGTCTCAAAGTTGGGATCTACTTAGCCAAATTGTGTTTCAAGAAGAGGATTGCCCTCATGAGTTACAAGGGATAGGAGAGAAGATTGCGAGTGATTGTGGTGGGCTTCCTTTAGCTATCAATGTGATTGGAGGGCTGTTGTCAAAGGTGGAAAGGTTAAAAGATGCTTGGGAGAATATTGGGAACGACGTAAGAGCTGCAATTGCTGAATCGGACAAGCAGTTCTCCAATATACTATCCTTAAGTTATAACCATCTGCCGATTCACTTGAAACCATGTTTCCTATATATGGCAGCATTCCCTGAAGATTATGAGATCGACCTGTTGAGACTCGTAAGGATGTGGGTAGCAGAAGGATTTGTGAAATCGAATGGAGAAAAAAGTTTGGAGGAAGAGGCAGAGGATTATTTAAAGTCACTTGTAGAAAGGAATCTAGTTTCGGTTATTACAAGTTATGATTGGTATGGAGAAACAAAGAGGTACAGCATGCATGATCTTTTGAGAGATTTATGCATTAGGAAAGCTGATGATGAGAAGTTTCTACATGTCAAGAATTCGACCGAGCTCACATTCTCTAACCAGCTGCGTCGTGTGAGTATTCACACATCATATGGAATGGAAGATGATGAGTATGCTTCTTCATCAGAGATGTCAGTTGTTCGATCATTTCTAGTATTTGTCAAGTTGGATAGGAATGTATCTCCCATGGTTTCCACATTAAGATTGCTTAGGGTGTTGGAtttattgaaaatgaataagTATGCAATTGAGTTCCCAGAAGAAATATTACAACTTGTGAACTTACGCTACTTATCTATCAATTGCAAGTCATTGCCAAGAAGTGGAATATCAAGATTGTGTAATTTGCAAACCTTGATTGTGGAATATCAAGATTGTGTATCCAACAAAATTTGGGAGATCTTTATTTTTCCCATGTCCTATAGCTATTTCCCAGCTGAGTTGTGGGAGATGTCTGAGTTAAGACATCTCATCATATTGAATACATATCTCGAGATGGAATATGATTACATGAAAAAAATTGTTCTGGAGAAGCTGCAGATGATACGGGGTGTGAAGCTAAGTCCGTCAATGATTAGAAGTGGTTTCTTGGAAATCATTCCAAATATAAAAAGCTTGGAAATCCGGTATGAGGATGATGGCTCATCAGGGATGAGTGAAGTAGTTGATCTGAGTCATCTTCACAAACTCCAAACATTAACCTGGATTTCATCAAGGGATCAATATCTGCACGTACTCAAATTTCCATCTACTCTTAGAGAATTATATCTGGAGGATTGTGTAATAACTCCGGCAGCGACGACGGCTCTGTGTGCACTACCGAATCTGGAAGTGCTCAAGATGACACATTGTACCTTCAAAAGCAGTGagacagaagaagaagaagcaaatgAAGAGTGGGAAATAGCAGAAGGAGATGAATTCAGCTCATTGCAGTTTCTACAACTCCATAAATGTTATAGTCTGGTGCGTTGGAGAGCTGATGAAACCAACTTCCCTAGACTCCGCCATCTCTTTATACAATGGTGTCCGTATCTAGAGGAAATCCCCGCCGGCATTGGAGAAATCCCAACCCTGCAATCAATCCACGTAGAATGGTGCAGCGATTCAGCAGAGGCCTCAGCGAAACAGATTCAGGAGGAGCAGCAATCTGAATACGACAACTACGACCTCCAACTTCGTATCTTCCCATCATATGAAAATTCTTGTGTCGTCTCATAA
- the LOC130991400 gene encoding cystathionine beta-lyase, chloroplastic-like isoform X2: protein MNFSNEFDPYEALSTPLYQTATFKQPSATEPGTYDYTRSGNPTRDTLERLLAKLDKADRALCFTSGMAALAAVTHLVGDEIVSGDDMYGGSDRLLSQVTPKSGIVVKRVDTTNLEEVASAITPRTKLVWLESPTNPRQQISDLRKIAELAHARGALVLVDNSIMSPVLSQPLELGADIVMHSATKFIAGHSDLMAGVLAIKGESLAKDLYFLQNAEGSGLAPFDCWLCLRGIKTMALRVEKQQENAQKIAEFLTSHPRVKKVHYAGLPNHPGRSLHYSQAKGAGSVLSFLTGSLALSKHVVETTKYFSITVSFGSVKSLISLPCFMSHASIPAAVREARGLTEDLVRISVGIEDADDLIADLEHALRTGPA, encoded by the exons ATGAATTTTTCCAATGAGTTTGATCCTTATGAGGCTTTAAGCACGCCTCTATATCAAACAGCAACTTTCAAGCAG CCTTCAGCTACGGAACCTGGAACTTATGATTATACAAGAAGTGGAAATCCTACTCGGGATACCCTAGAAAG ACTTCTTGCAAAGCTCGACAAAGCCGACCGAGCATTATGCTTCACCAGCGGAATGGCAGCTTTAGCAGCTGTTACTCATCTAGTTGG TGATGAGATTGTTTCTGGTGACGACATGTACGGTGGTTCTGATCGCTTATTGTCACAAGTAACTCCGAAATCTGGAATCGTGGTTaa GCGTGTAGATACAACAAATTTGGAAGAGGTCGCCTCTGCAATCACCCCCCGCACAAAGCTTGTGTGGTTAGAGAGTCCAACAAACCCCCGCCAGCAGATCTCTGATCTTCGT AAAATCGCTGAACTTGCACATGCCCGTGGCGCTCTCGTGTTGGTGGACAACAGCATCATGTCTCCCGTGCTGTCTCAACCCTTAGAGCTCGGAGCTG ATATCGTGATGCACTCAGCTACAAAGTTCATCGCTGGTCACAGCGACCTCATGGCTGGTGTGCTTGCTATCAAAGGAGAAAG CTTGGCGAAAGACCTATATTTCCTACAAAACGCGGAGGGGTCCGGGTTAGCTCCATTCGACTGTTGGCTGTGTTTGAGAGGTATCAAAACTATGGCTCTACGCGTTGAAAAGCAACAGGAAAACGCTCAAAAAATTGCTGAGTTCCTTACATCTCACCCTCGTGTGAAAAAGGTCCATTACGCTGGTCTTCCCAATCACCCGGGACGATCTTTGCATTACTCTCAG GCGAAGGGTGCAGGATCCGTGCTGAGCTTCTTAACGGGGTCGTTGGCTCTCTCCAAGCACGTCGTTGAGACGACAAAGTATTTCAGCATAACCGTGAGTTTCG GGAGCGTCAAGTCCCTCATCAGCTTGCCCTGCTTCATGTCTCACGCAAGCATACCTGCAGCGGTACGTGAGGCGCGAGGTCTGACCGAGGATCTCGTGCGTATATCCGTCGGGATCGAAGATGCCGACGACCTCATCGCCGATCTCGAGCACGCCCTACGGACGGGGCCTGCGTAG
- the LOC130991400 gene encoding cystathionine beta-lyase, chloroplastic-like isoform X1: protein MNFSNEFDPYEALSTPLYQTATFKQPSATEPGTYDYTRSGNPTRDTLERLLAKLDKADRALCFTSGMAALAAVTHLVGTGDEIVSGDDMYGGSDRLLSQVTPKSGIVVKRVDTTNLEEVASAITPRTKLVWLESPTNPRQQISDLRKIAELAHARGALVLVDNSIMSPVLSQPLELGADIVMHSATKFIAGHSDLMAGVLAIKGESLAKDLYFLQNAEGSGLAPFDCWLCLRGIKTMALRVEKQQENAQKIAEFLTSHPRVKKVHYAGLPNHPGRSLHYSQAKGAGSVLSFLTGSLALSKHVVETTKYFSITVSFGSVKSLISLPCFMSHASIPAAVREARGLTEDLVRISVGIEDADDLIADLEHALRTGPA from the exons ATGAATTTTTCCAATGAGTTTGATCCTTATGAGGCTTTAAGCACGCCTCTATATCAAACAGCAACTTTCAAGCAG CCTTCAGCTACGGAACCTGGAACTTATGATTATACAAGAAGTGGAAATCCTACTCGGGATACCCTAGAAAG ACTTCTTGCAAAGCTCGACAAAGCCGACCGAGCATTATGCTTCACCAGCGGAATGGCAGCTTTAGCAGCTGTTACTCATCTAGTTGGAACTG GTGATGAGATTGTTTCTGGTGACGACATGTACGGTGGTTCTGATCGCTTATTGTCACAAGTAACTCCGAAATCTGGAATCGTGGTTaa GCGTGTAGATACAACAAATTTGGAAGAGGTCGCCTCTGCAATCACCCCCCGCACAAAGCTTGTGTGGTTAGAGAGTCCAACAAACCCCCGCCAGCAGATCTCTGATCTTCGT AAAATCGCTGAACTTGCACATGCCCGTGGCGCTCTCGTGTTGGTGGACAACAGCATCATGTCTCCCGTGCTGTCTCAACCCTTAGAGCTCGGAGCTG ATATCGTGATGCACTCAGCTACAAAGTTCATCGCTGGTCACAGCGACCTCATGGCTGGTGTGCTTGCTATCAAAGGAGAAAG CTTGGCGAAAGACCTATATTTCCTACAAAACGCGGAGGGGTCCGGGTTAGCTCCATTCGACTGTTGGCTGTGTTTGAGAGGTATCAAAACTATGGCTCTACGCGTTGAAAAGCAACAGGAAAACGCTCAAAAAATTGCTGAGTTCCTTACATCTCACCCTCGTGTGAAAAAGGTCCATTACGCTGGTCTTCCCAATCACCCGGGACGATCTTTGCATTACTCTCAG GCGAAGGGTGCAGGATCCGTGCTGAGCTTCTTAACGGGGTCGTTGGCTCTCTCCAAGCACGTCGTTGAGACGACAAAGTATTTCAGCATAACCGTGAGTTTCG GGAGCGTCAAGTCCCTCATCAGCTTGCCCTGCTTCATGTCTCACGCAAGCATACCTGCAGCGGTACGTGAGGCGCGAGGTCTGACCGAGGATCTCGTGCGTATATCCGTCGGGATCGAAGATGCCGACGACCTCATCGCCGATCTCGAGCACGCCCTACGGACGGGGCCTGCGTAG
- the LOC130991406 gene encoding uncharacterized protein LOC130991406, whose protein sequence is MKVVEASAGALTNFEVLDLLRSRGAGKDASRAIATVSQSEFKVFDYLEGTVACNQTREIIDNFVEECQKFDLAKAEILNIVNIRPRSEPELFPFIEECESEPCMEDKAKELIETITRVLPPHPSQVDEANDEAAEGEETDGEAAEGDEEIEPEPNTT, encoded by the exons ATGAAAGT AGTTGAGGCCAGTGCCGGTGCTCTCACTAATTTCGAAGTTCTTGACCTTTTGAGATCAAGAGGAGCTGGAAAGGATGCGTCTCGAGCTATTGCAACCGTATCTCAATCTGAGTTCAAG GTTTTTGATTATCTAGAGGGGACTGTTGCTTGCAATCAAACAAGGGAGATTATTGATAACTTTGTTGAAGAGTGTCAAAAATTTGACCTGGCCAAGGCAGAGATTCTTAATATTGTGAATATAAGACCAAGAAGTGAACCTGAGCTTTTCCCG TTCATAGAGGAATGTGAGTCGGAGCCATGTATGGAAGATAAGGCCAAAGAGCTCATAGAGACCATCACACGGGTTTTGCCGCCTCATCCGTCTCAGGTGGATGAAGCGAACGATGAAGCTGCCGAGGGGGAGGAGACGGACGGGGAAGCTGCTGAGGGGGACGAAGAGATTGAGCCTGAACCAAATACTACATAG
- the LOC130991390 gene encoding putative late blight resistance protein homolog R1B-16, giving the protein MAYNLQPLITILQQILNPQQSRWIVDHNKPQLESLLGKAASLQQILEKSSPSKIIENLESQIQEAAHRAEDIIESQMVAQMLSSPEGVSFTFSTPDLQQVIQQLDSVMEQVVKLVEGKTMPSGSSSSGATLLPDPSSKSIVVGVDEDLMQLKDRLTGMQSKLEILPIVGMGGIGKTTLARKLYQDSLILDHFSYLAWTTISQDYNMRSILLSLLRCITGSDYKHEGDGELKDILYRSLCGKRYMIVLDDIWSTTFWDEIRMYFPDNNKGSRIVITTRESDVAKYADSKSLHHKVQLLSESQSWDLLRQIVFGEEDWPHELQGIGEKIASDCGGLPLAINVIGGLLSKVERLKGVWENIGNDVRAAIGESDKQFSNILSLSYNHLPLHLKPCFLYMAAFPEDYEIDHLRLIWMWVAEGLVKSNGDKSLEEEAKDYLKSLVERNLVSVITSYDWYVETKRYNMHDLLRDLCIRKADDDKFLHVKNSTELTFSNQLRRVSIHTSYGMEDIDEYASSSEMSLVRSFLLLIELDRNVLPMVFTLRLLRVLDLLEMDKYDEIEIEFPEEILQLVNLRYLSIHCESLPRSGISRLCNLQTLIAKLPYHSCCPAELWEMSELRHLIILGTYLRIEDDYMKKIVLKKLQTIRGVVLSRSVIRRGFLESIPNIKSLQIWYEVEGSSGMSEVVDLSHLHKLQTLSWTSRHQYLQLLKFPSTLRKLNLEDCVITPVGTTALCALPNLEVLKIELCSFKSNETEEEEDDDEEDEDDNDKENDEEEEEEEEEEEEEEEEEEEEEEWEIAEGDEFSSLHFLQLDDCYGLVRWRADETNFPRLRHLIIRHCPYLEEIPVGIGEIPTLQLIHLEDCSDSAVASAKQIQEEQQSEYENYDLQLRIS; this is encoded by the coding sequence ATGGCTTACAATCTTCAACCCCTCATCACCATCCTACAACAAATCTTGAATCCTCAACAATCACGCTGGATTGTTGATCACAACAAACCGCAACTCGAATCCCTCCTCGGAAAAGCTGCTTCTCTGCAGCAGATTCTTGAGAAATCTTCACCCTCCAAAATTATAGAGAATTTGGAAAGTCAAATCCAAGAAGCAGCACATAGAGCTGAAGACATCATTGAATCTCAGATGGTTGCTCAAATGCTTTCCAGCCCTGAAGGCGTGAGCTTTACTTTTTCAACACCAGATCTACAACAagtaattcaacaacttgattCCGTAATGGAACAAGTGGTGAAGCTCGTGGAGGGGAAGACGATGCCGAGTGGCAGTTCATCGAGTGGTGCTACTCTGTTGCCAGATCCGAGCTCGAAGAGCATCGTGGTGGGAGTTGATGAAGATCTGATGCAGTTGAAGGATCGGCTGACCGGGATGCAGAGCAAGCTGGAGATCCTGCCCATCGTGGGTATGGGTGGTATAGGTAAAACCACTCTTGCTCGAAAACTTTATCAAGATTCACTCATTCTTGACCACTTTAGCTATCTTGCTTGGACCACAATTTCACAAGATTACAATATGAGGTCAATTCTATTAAGCCTTCTTCGTTGCATAACTGGATCAGACTATAAACACGAGGGAGATGGTGAGTTAAAAGATATCTTGTATAGGAGCTTGTGTGGTAAAAGATACATGATTGTATTAGATGATATTTGGAGCACCACATTCTGGGATGAGATAAGAATGTACTTCCCGGACAACAATAAGGGGAGTCGGATTGTGATCACCACTAGGGAATCGGATGTCGCCAAATATGCAGACTCCAAGAGTCTGCATCATAAGGTGCAGTTGCTGAGCGAGTCTCAAAGTTGGGATCTTCTTAGACAAATTGTGTTTGGAGAAGAGGATTGGCCTCATGAGTTACAAGGGATAGGAGAGAAGATTGCGAGTGATTGCGGTGGGCTTCCTTTAGCTATCAATGTGATTGGAGGGCTCTTGTCAAAGGTGGAAAGATTGAAAGGTGTTTGGGAGAATATTGGGAACGATGTAAGAGCTGCAATTGGTGAATCAGACAAGCAATTCTCCAATATACTATCCTTAAGTTATAACCATCTGCCGCTTCACTTGAAACCATGTTTCCTCTATATGGCAGCATTCCCTGAAGATTATGAGATTGACCACTTGAGACTCATATGGATGTGGGTAGCAGAAGGATTAGTGAAATCGAATGGAGATAAAAGTTTGGAGGAAGAGGCAAAGGATTATTTAAAGTCACTTGTAGAAAGGAATCTAGTTTCGGTTATTACAAGTTATGATTGGTATGTAGAAACAAAGAGGTACAACATGCATGATCTTTTGAGAGATTTATGCATTAGGAAAGCTGATGATGACAAGTTTCTACATGTCAAGAATTCCACCGAACTCACATTCTCTAACCAGCTGCGTCGTGTGAGTATTCACACATCATATGGAATGGAAGATATTGATGAGTATGCTTCTTCATCAGAGATGTCACTGGTTCGATCATTTCTACTCTTGATCGAGTTGGATAGGAATGTACTTCCCATGGTTTTCACATTAAGATTGCTTAGGGTGTTGGATTTATTGGAAATGGATAAGTATGATGAGATTGAGATTGAGTTCCCGGAAGAAATATTACAACTTGTGAACTTACGCTACTTATCTATCCATTGCGAGTCATTGCCAAGAAGTGGAATATCAAGATTGTGTAATTTGCAAACCTTGATTGCTAAGCTACCCTACCATAGCTGTTGCCCAGCTGAGTTGTGGGAGATGTCTGAGTTAAGACATCTCATCATATTGGGTACATATCTCAGGATAGAAGATGATTACATGAAAAAAATTGTTCTCAAGAAACTGCAGACGATACGGGGTGTGGTGCTAAGTCGGTCAGTGATTAGAAGGGGTTTCTTGGAAAGCATTCCAAATATAAAGAGCTTGCAAATCTGGTATGAGGTTGAAGGCTCATCAGGGATGAGTGAAGTAGTTGATCTGAGTCATCTTCACAAACTCCAAACATTAAGCTGGACATCACGCCATCAATATCTGCAACTACTCAAATTTCCATCTACTCTTAGAAAATTAAATCTGGAGGATTGTGTAATAACTCCAGTAGGGACGACGGCTCTGTGTGCACTACCGAATCTGGAAGTGCTCAAGATAGAGTTATGTAGCTTCAAAAGCAATGagacagaagaagaagaagacgatgatgaagaagatgaagacgaCAACGATAAAGAAAacgatgaagaagaagaagaagaagaagaagaagaagaagaagaagaagaagaagaagaagaagaagaagagtggGAAATAGCAGAAGGAGATGAATTCAGCTCATTGCACTTTCTACAACTCGATGATTGTTATGGACTGGTGCGTTGGAGAGCTGATGAAACCAACTTCCCTAGACTCCGCCATCTCATTATACGACATTGTCCTTATCTAGAGGAAATCCCCGTCGGCATTGGAGAAATCCCAACCCTCCAATTAATCCACTTAGAAGATTGCAGCGATTCTGCAGTGGCCTCAGCGAAACAGATTCAGGAGGAGCAGCAATCTGAATACGAGAACTACGACCTCCAACTTCGTATCTCATAA